The following are encoded in a window of Urocitellus parryii isolate mUroPar1 chromosome 7, mUroPar1.hap1, whole genome shotgun sequence genomic DNA:
- the Gpr20 gene encoding G-protein coupled receptor 20, with amino-acid sequence MPSAPAAVPWALAAPNATVSANSSVPETSLFHLFALLDEELHSAFPGLWLALMVVHGVIFLAGLVLNGLALYVFCCRTRAKTPSVIYTINLVVTDLLVGLSLPTRFAVFYGARGCLRCAFPHVLGYFLNMHCSILFLTCICVDRYLAIVQPEGSRRWRQPACARAVCAFVWLAAGSVTLSVLGVTAGGRPCCRVFALTVLEFLLPLLVISVFTGRIVCALSRPGLLRQGRQRRVRAMQLLLTVLVIFLVCFTPFHARQVAVALWPSVPHHTSLVVYHVAVTLSSLNSCMDPIVYCFVTSGFQATVRGLFHRHGAECEPSSGDVVSMHKSSKGSGPQILLSAGPRALTQALTNGPEP; translated from the coding sequence ATGCCCTCTGCGCCTGCAGCAGTGCCCTGGGCCTTGGCAGCCCCCAACGCCACGGTGTCGGCCAACAGCAGTGTCCCGGAGACCTCTCTCTTCCACCTGTTCGCCCTGCTGGACGAGGAGCTGCACTCGGCCTTCCCCGGCCTCTGGCTGGCGCTGATGGTGGTGCACGGGGTCATCTTCCTGGCCGGGCTGGTGCTCAACGGGCTGGCCTTGTACGTCTTCTGCTGCCGCACCAGGGCCAAGACGCCGTCGGTCATCTACACCATCAACCTGGTGGTGACCGACCTGCTGGTGGGCCTGTCCCTGCCCACGCGCTTCGCGGTCTTCTACGGTGCGCGGGGCTGCCTGCGCTGCGCCTTCCCGCACGTCCTGGGCTACTTCCTCAACATGCACTGCTCCATCCTCTTCCTCACCTGCATCTGCGTGGACCGCTACCTGGCCATCGTGCAGCCGGAGGGCTCCCGCCGCTGGCGCCAGCCCGCCTGTGCCAGGGCTGTGTGCGCCTTCGTGTGGCTGGCCGCTGGCTCCGTGACCTTGTCGGTGCTGGGGGTGACGGCCGGTGGGCGGCCCTGCTGCCGCGTGTTCGCGCTGACCGTGCTGGAGTTCCTGCTGCCGCTGCTGGTCATCAGCGTGTTCACGGGCCGGATCGTGTGCGCGCTGTCGCGGCCAGGCCTGCTGCGCCAGGGCCGACAGCGCCGTGTGCGGGCCATGCAGCTGCTGCTCACGGTGCTCGTCATCTTCCTCGTCTGCTTCACGCCCTTCCACGCCCGCCAGGTGGCTGTGGCGCTGTGGCCCAGCGTGCCGCACCACACCAGCCTGGTGGTCTACCACGTGGCCGTGACCCTCAGCAGCCTCAACAGCTGCATGGACCCCATTGTCTACTGCTTCGTCACCAGTGGCTTCCAGGCCACTGTCCGTGGCCTCTTCCACAGGCACGGAGCAGAGTGTGAGCCCAGCAGCGGCGACGTGGTCAGCATGCACAAGAGCTCCAAGGGCTCGGGCCCCCAGATCCTTCTCAGTGCTGGTCCTCGGGCGCTCACCCAGGCCCTCACCAATGGGCCTGAGCCTTAG